From the genome of Medicago truncatula cultivar Jemalong A17 chromosome 2, MtrunA17r5.0-ANR, whole genome shotgun sequence:
TTTAAATTTcattatcaaattaaatatatattattggctCTTTAATTGCAATGTTATAAGGACgtatatataaagataaaacaTGCTTACTATGTTCCCACAATCCTTCTTGTATTTCCCTCGTTTTCGCTACCTCCGAAGATTCTAGCCATGCCAAAGTCGGATATTTTTGGATTCAGTTCTCCATCCAACAAAATATTACTCGGTTTTAGGTCTCTATGGATTATTCTTAATCTCGAATCTCTATGAAGATAAAGCAGTCCGCGAGAGATTCCTTCAATTATGTATAAGCGTTTTTGCCAATCTaaaatcttcttttttattggatCTGTTGATACATCGGAAAGTAACTAAGTAATCACTAGCAAAATTCAACTTTTGGTAACTGTATAACAAGATTTTGAGGTACTCAAAATGAAAGGCTAAACCATTCTTAAAAGTAGACAGAATGTCATGAGTGTGTTCTACGGAAGATAATAAACTAACCATATTGAAAGAAACACattctgtgttttttttataagcgaAACACAATATATGCAATACTCTATAGTCTATCCACTACAAATTATTCTTTAATtgatcaattttataaaatcaagcttattcaaaataatttgaaaatgatcacctaaacatatattttgtaaaatctAGGTAAATTTAATGGGATAATAGAAAGTGTTGGAAACATTGTGTCATGTATTGTGCAACAAGTGTTAGAAAGTGTTGTAATAATCAGGTGTTGATGGTTCACCATTTGATATAATGGACGTgcaatcaaatggttaaaatcaGATCAGaaatattaaacattaaaaagcTAACGGTGAGGATTAAGTTGACTGACAAAGCATATTAGAGGGACCGAAAGGGAAAATtttagagttaagggaccaaattgaaaacaacaaataagttaagggatcattTATGTAATTAAGCCTTTCTTTTATGGATTAAAATCACTTGAAGAAAGAACAAGTTAGATGTACACTAACCAAATAGATAAAAATCTAAACTGTTATTAGGCATATACTCATAGACCAgcattttttcttcctcttcgATGCAGCAGCCTAAAAGTCTTAGAAGATTACGATGTTGAAGCTCTGAAATTAcaatcacttcattcataaaTTCTTCTATCCCTTGGCTTGAAGTTCTAGCAAGTCTTTTCACTGCTATTTCTCGTCCACCGGGCAATTTTCCCTGAAATTGTTTTTTCAAGAACATTATAATACAGAAtattaatgaaagaaaaacttcACAAGACTTAGTTTACCTTGTACACTGAACCAAAACCACCCTGACCAATCTTATTAGCTGAACCAAAATTATTTGTTGCAGCTGAAATTTTCTGGAACTCAAATAATGTAAGGTCctctattttgatttgtttcacATTTTTAATCGTACTTGCATTTTGGTTTTCTGGATAGCTTTGTCTTGTGTTCAATATCAACGAATTTGGTTCTTTCCTTCTCCCTGATTCCAATTATAATCCAAGATACATActcaaaagaataaataaataaacaaacagaAACAGTCTTTGAGTGGTAAATATCTTGGAGTTCCTATACTTCATAAAAAGGTCTCTAAAAGTACTACCAATTTATCTTGGATAGAGTTAATCAACCACTTAGTTCTTGGAAGTCAAAAACTTTGTCGTTTTCAAGACGTTACTCTTACAAAATCTGTTCTCCAAGCCCTTCCCTCTTATGTTACGCAAACAGTGATGTTGCGGGTGGGAATTTGTGATGAAGATGACAAGATTTGCAGATGATTCTTTGGGGGATcaagaagagaggaaaaaaccTCATCTTGTGAACTGGAATACATTGTGTACTCCCCAAAAATTCGGTGGTTTAGGCTTGAGAAGTATGTGTCAAGTTAACACTGTGTATATGATGAGAGCTAATTGGCGTTTTTGTACTCGACCAAAGAAGATGTGGACATCTGTTATTCGTAAGAAATACAAATGTGGTTCTTTTTTGCTTCCGATGGtaaatgtttgataaaatggGGAGCAATTTTTGGTGTGGCTTGTGTGCTACCTGGACTAATTTCCAAAATCAGATTATATGGAGATTAGGTTCAGTCGAGGAGTTGATTTCTGGAAGGATAACTGGGCTGACACTGATATGCCTCGTATAAACTATACGGTTAGTCTGACTGAGCATTTTGAAGCAACAAAAGTGGTTGAAAATTATGTTGACAGTGAAGAAAGATGGGACCAGAGTAGTTTGATAAATACATGACATCAAGAGGTTGCCTCCACCTCATCCTCAAAGTGGTGATGACTGTCTTGCTTGGAGGCTTACAAGTGATGGTTGATTCACGCTGGTATCAGCTAATGAGACTGCAGTGAGATCGAACAATAGCAACGCGCATCAGATTTTTAGAGCAATTTGGAGTTGGAGAGGACCACATAGAATTCAATGTTTTCTATGGAAACTTAACCATTCTTCTCTTCTTAGTTCTTACTAATGTTACTCGGGTTAGAAGGAAAATGGGTCAGTCTGAAGAGTGTCCTTTATGCAATTTAGGTAGTGAAAGTTTCCTTCATATATTTAAGTTAAACAAGATCATGTTACCTATTAgtttaataaatgattataaGTGAGcaaataataaagaaaacatGAAGAATCCATAGATACCTGAATGTTTTGAAGCCCATGACCATAAGAAATAGGTACAAGTAGCAAAAATAATTGCTCCCACTAccactgttgatatgatgatttTTCTAACATTTCTCTTCCCTTTTGTATCTATAGCTGTTAACATAATTTAGATACCAATATAATTATTTTCCTAGAACTATActtctataataataataataattaataaattcactacacacaaaaaatgagaaaaattagCTATTAGCTATGGCCTGTGGACTATGCATACTCACAAAGTTCTGAATAAGCTTGGCGTATGTAAAGATCGGTGCCTGCACTTGAAAACCTGACTATGTCAATTAAATTACCACTCCAAGTCAAGCACTGAATTCCATCATCAAATGCGTAAGCCGTGCAATTACAATTATTCAAGCACTCAGCTCTACATGCATTAACAGAAAGATATGACTGTTGCACAAAATCTGGTACTTTTGTCGTCTCGAGTTTCACAAAATCATCTCCTTTGCCACCTAACGCACTCCCATTATATTTCACCCTCTCACATTGTAGGGATGCCCTTCTCACACACCCACTACTCCAATTCTGTTTATTCCATTCGTCTACATTTTTTGGCTCAAAACCTTCTAAACATGTGCATATTGGCAAATTTTTCAAATCGCAACTTCCATTAGGACCACAATAACCATAAATGTCACATTCATTTTGTTGAggaacattcgtcccaacttgATACCTATTGATCCATGAAGTGTAAACCAGCTTGCCTTCAGAACTCACCACAAGGGTTCCAAAATCAGAACTATTTAGTAGTGTAAACATAAGCTCAACAACATTTCCATTATCTTTCCTTGCAATGCTGAATCCATTTAGATATCCAGAAGTATACAATGAACGGCTTGGTAAACCAATAAACACTTGACCATTCCATGGACCTGAGCGCCAGTAAGGTTTTGTTTGGTTCCATACAAACACTTCAGGAGCGTTGAGACGCTCGAGGCTAAAAGAGAAGTTTCCATAAGCTGGATCTGAAGGAGTTTTCCAAGAAGTGAGTTTTACTTTTTCCCCTGTTTTTTGGTTGGTGCTAATTGTCATATTTAGGAGGACTGCATCAGATGGATGTTTGAAACTCTCCCATATTATCTTGCCTGTTATTACagatataattatttaatagtaTTGTTTgtgattaattagtttttttggtaacaaagaGGGTCTAAGCCCAATAAGTTAGTTTAATAGCGTATTCTCTATATATATGAATCATGCATTCTAATATGATGTAATGTAAACATGCATTCTCAGTAATCAATAAGATTTCTATTTTACtttctaattaattatatttctagTACCTGTAGTGTCTTCCTGCAAGACGAGGTTTCCAGTATTTTGAATATAAGCTGTGACATTAAAATTTGATGCAAAATTGGAGACATTTGAGGAccatataacatgtttttgtcCATTCAGTACTACAAGGTTTGTGTTGTCATCAGACATGGTGATAACCCCAGAAGAATCTTGTAGTGGTTTTTCTCTATTGGCTACCCATATTATGTTGGATTGATTGAGATACCAGATTCCTACGTAGCGATTTGTTGTGTTCATTGGGCTGAAGAATCCAAGCTTGAATGCATCATCATTTGAGCTTATAGTTTCAGAATCTTTGATCAATTTAGAAGATGTAATTGTGTACATAGAAGCACTACCAATTTTGATCATGTAAAGGATTAAAAGAGTGAATAAAATATGTAACATGTTTAGATTCATTCACTATATATTTCATGGTCTGGTTATTATATGCACATAGGGAGGGGACTATAGTTACctgtttacttttttctttgacTTTTCTATTCAGAAGTTGTGATAGCACAAGCTACGTCTATTTGTCCAcacctctttttctttttctttccgtGTCTTTGAATTTAATTCTCTGTTCAGTTTTGACTAAAacttttggaggactaaaagttgaaggaaaattttagagggactaaaacgaaaagtgggtatatttatagggaccaaaaacatatttaacccaaaaaagaaagcaaaaataTCAAAAGGAATACAATTCAACCTAAGGTCGTTTGTACACAATTGTGAAAGGTTTCCATTATTATAATCAGGAAAACTAATAATTCAACAGACTAGAAGTTGTAAAGGTCAATACATAAACTCACCTGTGGAAGAGACTAATTTTTCTCGAATTGGTAGGCAGCATTAATCAACTATGGTGCTGGTGAATTTCTTATCATCTGAATATTCAAGGGTTATGCATGTCATTCAAACATGTTCCCTCTAGAGAACTATATGTAATTTCCAAAAACTATATGTAATTCTTAGTACATTCTTTTTCTATATGTAATTCTTAGTACATTCTTTTTTCAGAGGATTTTAGTATAatagttttgtttaaaaaaaaaaaacgaaaaacaaattgttttaataattttataagaaaaaacttgaATAAACTCGTCGTTTTGTAGATGAAACGTAGAAGTCGCCTTAACAATAATCAACATTAATATTGTGACCGATAAAAGAATCATATCATCATTTCAAATATGCCAAGATAATCTGAGTTTCTCTTGCTTGTGGCATGTCTGTTTACATTTCTACATAACAATAAACCCATTCAAAACTCTAAGCTTTAGAATGTATTAATCAATCTACAAATTGAACTAGTGATGAAGATAAAGAAATGCTTAGGATGCTcagagaaaaaacaaaaagccCATCATATATATGATGATAGTGAAAAAATGTACAAGGGAAGGTGTTTACACCTGCAGCTAGACTACTTCACACACCGATATCTTCTTCTGCAAGCAATCTCTTGGTATATATCATCTTGTTTTGCATCAGTGAATCAGGCTAATCGACACATCTAACTCAATATCCCCCGAAGATTTCTCAATCGTAAGATCTGTTGGCACAGACTGATACAAAACCGCAGTTTGAGCAGTGAACCTAACATGCATCATAGTCGCATTTGTATGTGGTGAAAAGATTGGTTAAACCACATTTCTTGCTGGTGGTTGATCCTCATAACCCATTGAGACCAACATAGAATCATAGTATAGTAATACTTGAACTAGGAGTAATCAAAGTGAACATATTGGTGATTTCCAACAGTTAACTTGAAGTTGTAAATTGCAGCATCTTCTACACAATATTACAAGGTTTTGGCTTTACCGATAGCAACCAACCCTCTTTTCTTCCTCCTCTCATCCGGTACAGAACTCATATTTTGAACATTATTGTTAGATGTAGCATACTCTTGGAAAAATGATGGATCATGCTTCATCAATTTTATGATGAACAAGATTTGTCAATGACAGTTGTATATATCATTAAATTCTTGAGAGTCATGCTTCATTCCATCATATGTATTCTATCTGCCTTGCAAGCTTGTGACAGTGACACTGTTATTCGAGTCGTTATTTTGTTGACCTGAGTCTGCTCTATGCTCAGTCTGACTTAGAAGGAATGCAGGTTGAGATGGATGAGGAAGTTTAACAATCTCACTATTAAGCATTGAAACAACTGTGGCCATAGTAGGTCTCTCCTTTGCAATTTCTTGCACACAAAGAAGTCCAATGTGTATGCATCTCAAAATGTTACCCACATAATCAGCATTACATATTTCTTGATCTATCAAAGCTACAACCTCATCTTCATTCCATAGTTTCCATGTctttaaaaaaccaaaaaaaaaaaaacaagaaaaattaagACTTACATAATATTGAGCTGTAATATGAATCTATGGGCGAAAATTTAATAAGACTTACATATCCTAAGAGAGTGAGTGCTTGATGATTATAGAAACTTGTATTTTTCCTACCACTTATTATCTCCAAGAGCAAAACCCCAAAACTAAATACATCTGATTTCTCTGAAAACAGCCCTTCCATTGCATATTCCGGAGACATGTATCCACTGCATTTAAATTTcattatcaaattaaatatatattatggcTCTTTAATTGCAATGTTATAAGGACGTGTATATAAAGATAAAACATGCTTACTATGTTCCCACAATCCTTCTTGTATTTCCCTCGTTTTCGCTACCTCCGAAGATTCTAGCCATGCCAAAGTCGGATATTTTTGGATTCAGTTCTCCATCCAACAAAATATTACTCGGCTTTAGGTCTCTATGTATTATTCTTAATCTCGAATCTCTATGAAGATAAAGCAGTCCGCGAGAGATTCCCTCAATTATGTATAAGCGTTTTTGCCAATCTaaaatcttcttttttattggatCTGTAGAGACATCGGTAAGTAACTAAGTAATCATAACTAGCAAAATGCAACTTCTTTCCTTCAGTATTAAAACCACTTCAAGAAAGAACAAGTTAAGATGTGCTAACCAAATAGATAGAAATCTAAACTGTTATTAGGCATGTACTCATAGACCAACATCTTTTCTTCGCCTTCGATGCAACAGCCCAAAAGTCTAACAAGATTGCGATGTTGAAGCTTGGAAATCAcaatcacttcattcataaaTTCTTCTAGCCCCTGTCCTGAAGCCTTTGAAAGTCTTTTCACTGCTATTTCCAGTCCATCTTGTAATTCTCCCTGATATATTTTTCAGGAAATATGAGAACatataatacaaaatattaatcaaaGATAAAGACTTCCCATGACTTAGTTTACCTTGTACGCTGAACCAAAACCACCTTGGCCAATCTTATTTGGTGAACCAAAATTATTTGTTGCAGTTGAAATTTTCTGAAACTCAAATAAAGGAAGGTCCTCAATTTTAACTTGTTTCACATTTCCAATAAGACTTGCATTTCGGTTTTCTGGATGGATTTGCCTTGTGCTCGACACCAACATCTTTTCTATTTTCCTTCTTGCTGATTTCAATTATAATCCCAAATTCATaatcaaaagaataaataaacaGAAACGcaaacattttattattattataaggtTGCAGGCATAGGTTAACATATACTTGATTTGTCTTATAATGACTGCCATATTTGCAAAACTAATTATCTCATGGTCAGTGTTAGGAACACTCTTTTCTAATACTTATTGAGTGAAATCAATGTTGGTCTCACACTTTGGAAATGGACTCCATATAAAATAgtgatttcacccaataaaaagttaattttaaaaatatagtgTTTCTAGCACTTCACTTCTTTGATTTCAAAATGAAATGTTTAATCTTGATGTAAAAGTTGAgatttgcaatttttaaaatCGCATCAACGGATAATTCAAATCCAAATTGGACACACTTCTAATTAAGTAAGATCATTTTGAAGGATGCTTCTTTATTTCTTCAATTAAAAATAGCTTTACACATGTTACCTAttagtttaattaataattataagtaagcaaataattaagaaaacgTGAAAGTTCTAGAGATACCTGAATATTTTGAAGCCCATGACCATAAGAAATAGGATGCAGTAGCAAAAATAATTGCTCCCACTACCCCCattgatatgatgatttttgtaaaatttctCTTCCCATCTCTATCTGTAGCTGTTAACATAATTTGGATCACAATATTGTAATTTGACTAGAACTATACttctttaataattaataaattcaccacagaaaaaaaaaaatagctatGAACTATGAATACTCACAAAGTTCTGAATACGCTTGGCGTATGTAAAGATCAATGCCTCCACTTGAAAACCTGACTATGTCGATTAAATTACCACTCCAAGTCAAGCACCGGATTCCATCATCATATGCATAAGCAACACAAGAACAATTATTCAAGCACTCAGTTCTACATGCATCAGCAAAAAGATATGATTGTTGTACAAAATCTGGTATCTTTGTCATCTCTAGTTTCACAAAACCATCTCCTTTGCCACCTAATTCACTTCCATTGTATTTCACCCTCTCACACTGCAGTGATGCCTTTCTCGCACACCCACTTATCCAATTTTGTCTATTCCATTCATCCACATTTCGCGGCTCAAAACCTTTCAAACATGTGCATATTGGTGAGTTCGTCAGATCACAGCTTCCATTAGGaccacaaaaaccataaatatcACATTCATTTTCTTGAACAACGGTTGTCCCAACTTGATGCCCATTCATCCATGAAGTGTAAACCAGCTTGCCTTCAGAATTCACTGTAGCAATTGCAAAGAAAGAACTGTTCAGCAGTGTATAGGTAGTCTCAACAATACTTCCATTATCTTTCCTTCCAATGGAAAGTGTTAGAATATCAGAAGCGTACAACAAACGACTTGGTAAGCCAACAAGTACTTGACCATTCCATGGACCTGAGCGCCAgtaaggctttgtttggttcCATACAAACACTTCAGGACTGTTGAGACGCTCAAGGCTAAGAGAGAAGTTTCCAATAGCTGGATCCAAAGGAGTTTTCCAAGAAGTGTATTTTACTTTTTCCCCTGTTCTTTGGTTTGTGCTAATTATCATATTTGGGAGGAATGCATCAGATGGATGTTTGAAACTCTCCCATATTATATTGCCTGTTATTAGAGATATAATTTGTTAATAGTTAATTAATTGTTTAACCGATTATTAAGTTTAACAACGAATTCTCTATATAAACACGCATTTTCAATGTGATTTCTATTTTACTTTCTACATGTATCTCTTATTGATGACTtccatataaaattataatacttGTAAGTTAACTAGTAATAAGAAACTATAAATTAACTACTAACTAATCATATTTCTAATACCTGTAGTGTCTTCCTGCAAGATGAGGTTTCCAGTATTTTGAAGCTGAGCAGTGACATTAGAATTTGAGGATGCCAAATTACTTGAGACATTTGATGACCATATAACATGTTTGTGTCTATTCAGTACTACAAGGTTTGTGTTGTCATCAGATATGGTGATAACTCCAGATGAATCTTGTATTGGTTTTTCTCTGTTGGCAACCCATATGATGTTGGATTGATTGAGATACCAGATTCCTACGTAGCGATTTGTTGTGTTCACTGGGCTGAAGAATCCAAGCTTGAATGCATCATCACTTGAGCTTATAGTTTCAGAATATTTGATCAATTGAGAAGATGTAATTGTGGACATAGAAGCACAACCAATTTTGATCATGTAAAGagttgaaataaagaataaaatatgtaaCATGTTTACTTGCACAAGGAGTCCCAACATGTTTAGATTCATTCACTATATATTTCTTGGTCTCGTTATTATATGCACATAGGGTAGGGAGGTCATTATAGTTGaatattacattttttctttGACATTTCTAATCAGATTGTTGGAATAGCAACAGCTACATCATTTTTTTCCACAcctatatttctttttcttgccttgtctttgaatttaattctcaattttattttttttacaaagctaatcaaacaacaaaaagcaaaagacagaaaaaagagaaaatgaactAGATCCTCATGAAGAGGGATCTCGTAGCGTCCGCCCTGAGAAGGGGAAGCAGATCCTGAGGAGAAGTATGGACTGTGAACTTAGCATTTGTCAAAGCTCCCAGCTTAGCCATGAAATCCGCATATTGGTTTCCTTCTCTAAGAGTATGATGGATAGAGAAATTTCTGGTAGCCAGAAGGTCCTTTATATCCTAAATAAGAACATCATAGATGTGGAACTGCGAGGTATTACTGGAGATGAGATTGATGGAGAGAAGGGAGTCCGAGTAACACACCAATTCATCAATTTTCATGTTAATCGCCATCTTGAGCCTCTGGTGAAGAGCAGAAAAACAAAATGTCTTGCGAGTTGTAGATGTAGCCTGAGAAACCTAAGAGGTAGTTGCCTGAATTGTTGCGGATAACACCTCCAAAACCTTCCCGGCTTGGGTTTCCGATAGAGCTGCCATCGACATTTAGAATGGTACAACCAAAGCCATTGTTGTTCCATTGCACAAACCAGATAGAAGAAGAAGCTTAAGTAACATTTTGGAGGCACTAACGAATGATATCAGCTGAGTTGTTAATATTGATGCTTAGACGAGTTAAAGACCAAGTTTCATTACCAAGGTACATCAAGTTTCGATGCCTCCATGTCCACCACAACCCAGCCAGGAAAAGAGTGGAACGAGAACTGTTTGCTCCCTCTTTGATCCAGCCATGCGCCGAAAAAGATTGGCTTCGTGGAAGAACAAACTTctcaataaaatttaattctCAATCAAGGTTTAACtaaaaaagaactaaaataAACAAGGGAAATGTTAATCAGTGCCCCTGGTTAAGGATACTAAAAAAGGAATTAAAGATTGTGTAATTAATCCATCAAAAAAAagtttccttttttaataataacttCCTTTTTTTATATCCTTTTTTGGTTAGCATGACCCAAAAACAATAGATAACTTAATCACTGAATTGAATAACTTAATCACTTAAATGGATAAATTTAAAATGTCGAGGAAACTTCACGATTTAGCGTAaactggattttttttgttccatTCTTTAAACCATTTCATGTTAGCAaatgttcaatcatgatttcATTTCTGAGCACGATTTACATCATCATTCATTATTATTCTACGGTGTATTTCCTATATGCATATAATGATGACAATTTACATCATCGTTTAAAACTGagtgattttaaaatagggggtcAATTTTGTGAGTGAATAGGGGTATTATGATGAATGCTTTATGTTGATGTGGGGTTGTTCTCTGGTTACAGCATTGGAGATGATGTTGAGTCTATTAGTATTTCTCACCCTCAGTATGTTGACGACACTGTTATTATGGGAGAAAAGAGTTGGACAAACATCAGAGCCTTGAAAACAAACCTCATTCTCTTTGAAGTCATTTCGGAACTGAaagtcaattttaataaaacctTGTAATATGGGTGAATGTGCCTGACTCGTGGTTGACAGAAGCATCGACATATTTCAATTGTAAAATTAGTCATATTCTTTTTGTGTATCTAGGACTGCCAATAGGTGGTGATCACGATCATCTCGGTTTTTGGCAGCGCTGGTTGATCCTAATAAAAAAGATTGTCGGGATGGAAAAGTACATATTTGTCCTTGGGTTTTCATTTCATTCTTCTTAAATGTCTTATCATCGCTCTTGGACTACTtgttttccttcttcaaagctcccaCGATTATAATCTCGTCAAGTTAATCTATTTGAAAAAGCGTTTCTTTTCGGGGGTGGGGGAGGGTGAAGATTCTAGGAAAGTTCCTTGGATTAAATAAGATTATATATGTTTGGATAAGGAGGATTAGAGAATTTAATATGGCCTTGTTATGAAAGTGTTGTTAGAGAATGCAGGCAGAGCAGTTGAGATTTTGGTATAAGGTTTTAGTAGCTATGTAAGGTGAAGGAGGGCGTCGATCATGATCTAGGTGGTTGAGGGATATCATCGTCATTCGCAGAGGTGTAAGGTTGGGTGTCGGGAGTTGGTTTGATGAGAGTTTGgtgttgttataccctgttttttgacctaaaaatactg
Proteins encoded in this window:
- the LOC11430363 gene encoding G-type lectin S-receptor-like serine/threonine-protein kinase At1g11330, translated to MSTITSSQLIKYSETISSSDDAFKLGFFSPVNTTNRYVGIWYLNQSNIIWVANREKPIQDSSGVITISDDNTNLVVLNRHKHVIWSSNVSSNLASSNSNVTAQLQNTGNLILQEDTTGNIIWESFKHPSDAFLPNMIISTNQRTGEKVKYTSWKTPLDPAIGNFSLSLERLNSPEVFVWNQTKPYWRSGPWNGQVLVGLPSRLLYASDILTLSIGRKDNGSIVETTYTLLNSSFFAIATVNSEGKLVYTSWMNGHQVGTTVVQENECDIYGFCGPNGSCDLTNSPICTCLKGFEPRNVDEWNRQNWISGCARKASLQCERVKYNGSELGGKGDGFVKLEMTKIPDFVQQSYLFADACRTECLNNCSCVAYAYDDGIRCLTWSGNLIDIVRFSSGGIDLYIRQAYSELSTDRDGKRNFTKIIISMGVVGAIIFATASYFLWSWASKYSARRKIEKMLVSSTRQIHPENRNASLIGNVKQVKIEDLPLFEFQKISTATNNFGSPNKIGQGGFGSAYKGELQDGLEIAVKRLSKASGQGLEEFMNEVIVISKLQHRNLVRLLGCCIEGEEKMLVYEYMPNNSLDFYLFDPIKKKILDWQKRLYIIEGISRGLLYLHRDSRLRIIHRDLKPSNILLDGELNPKISDFGMARIFGGSENEGNTRRIVGTYGYMSPEYAMEGLFSEKSDVFSFGVLLLEIISGRKNTSFYNHQALTLLGYTWKLWNEDEVVALIDQEICNADYVGNILRCIHIGLLCVQEIAKERPTMATVVSMLNSEIVKLPHPSQPAFLLSQTEHRADSGQQNNDSNNSVTVTSLQGR
- the LOC11419809 gene encoding G-type lectin S-receptor-like serine/threonine-protein kinase At1g11300 is translated as MNLNMLHILFTLLILYMIKIGSASMYTITSSKLIKDSETISSNDDAFKLGFFSPMNTTNRYVGIWYLNQSNIIWVANREKPLQDSSGVITMSDDNTNLVVLNGQKHVIWSSNVSNFASNFNVTAYIQNTGNLVLQEDTTGKIIWESFKHPSDAVLLNMTISTNQKTGEKVKLTSWKTPSDPAYGNFSFSLERLNAPEVFVWNQTKPYWRSGPWNGQVFIGLPSRSLYTSGYLNGFSIARKDNGNVVELMFTLLNSSDFGTLVVSSEGKLVYTSWINRYQVGTNVPQQNECDIYGYCGPNGSCDLKNLPICTCLEGFEPKNVDEWNKQNWSSGCVRRASLQCERVKYNGSALGGKGDDFVKLETTKVPDFVQQSYLSVNACRAECLNNCNCTAYAFDDGIQCLTWSGNLIDIVRFSSAGTDLYIRQAYSELSIDTKGKRNVRKIIISTVVVGAIIFATCTYFLWSWASKHSGRRKEPNSLILNTRQSYPENQNASTIKNVKQIKIEDLTLFEFQKISAATNNFGSANKIGQGGFGSVYKGKLPGGREIAVKRLARTSSQGIEEFMNEVIVISELQHRNLLRLLGCCIEEEEKMLVYEYMPNNSLDFYLFDPIKKKILDWQKRLYIIEGISRGLLYLHRDSRLRIIHRDLKPSNILLDGELNPKISDFGMARIFGGSENEGNTRRIVGTYGYMSPEYAMEGLFSEKSDVFSFGVLLLEIISGRKNTSFYNHQALTLLGYTWKLWNEDEVVALIDQEICNADYVGNILRCIHIGLLCVQEIAKERPTMATVVSMLNSEIVKLPHPSQPAFLLSQTEHRADSGQQNNDSNNSVTVTSLQGR